From Mustela erminea isolate mMusErm1 chromosome 1, mMusErm1.Pri, whole genome shotgun sequence, a single genomic window includes:
- the USP19 gene encoding ubiquitin carboxyl-terminal hydrolase 19 isoform X14 yields MSGGASATGPRRGPPGLEEATSKKKQKDRANQESKDGDPRRGSASSREEQAKEELLLDWRQSADEVIVKLRVGAGPLRLEEVDAAFTDTDCVVRLPDGRQWGGVFYAEIESSCTKVQARKGGLLQLALPKKVPLLTWPSLLKKPLGTQEAVPGLRCQENGQEPSPIALEPGPEPRRAKQEARNQKRAQGRGEVGAGAGPGAQAGPSAKRAVHLRRGPEGEGSRDGPGPRGDAPPFLAETATQAEAEEQLRVPPLNPQTCLLGSEENLVLLAGEKTVSTRNDPVSPAMTRSRDPEKGDRSKEEMAVAADAITLVDEPESMVNLAFVKNDSYEKGPDSVVVHVYVKEIRRDTSRVLFREQDFTLIFQTRDGNFLRLHPGCGAHTIFRWQVKLRNLIEPEQCTFCFTASRIDICLRKRQSQRWGGLEAPAARVGGAKVAVPTGPTPLDSAPPGSAPHPLTGQEEARAVEKEKPKARSEDTGLDGVAARTPMEHVAPKPEPHLASPKPTCMVPPMPHSPVSGDSVEEEEEEEKKVCLPGFTGLVNLGNTCFMNSVIQSLSNTRELRDFFHDRSFEAEINYNNPLGTGGRLAIGFAVLLRALWKGTHHAFQPSKLKAIVASKASQFTGYAQHDAQEFMAFLLDGLHEDLNRIQNKPYTETVDSDGRPDEVVAEEAWQRHKMRNDSFIVDLFQGQYKSKLVCPVCAKVSITFDPFLYLPVPLPQKQKVLPVFYFAREPHSKPIKFLVSISKENSSASEVLDSLSQSVHVKPENLRLAEVIKNRFHRVFLPSHSLDTVSPSDTLLCFELLSPELAKERVVVLEVQQRPQVPSVPISKCAACQRKQQSEDEKLKRCTRCYRVGYCNQLCQKTHWPDHKGLCRPENIGYPFLVSVPASRLTYARLAQLLEGYARYSVSVFQPPFQPGRMALESQGPSCTTLLSTSSLEAGDSERDPIQPPELQLVTPVAEGDTGVPRAWAAPDRGPVPSTSGISSEVLASGPVEVGSLPAGERVSRPEAAVPGYQHPSEATNAHTPQFFIYKIDASNREQRLEDKGDSPLELGEDCSLALVWRNNERLQEFVLVASKELECAEDPGSAGEAARAGHFTLDQCLNLFTRPEVLAPEEAWYCPQCKQHREASKQLLLWRLPNVLIVQLKRFSFRSFIWRDKINDLVEFPVRNLDLSKFCIGQKEEQLPSYDLYAVINHYGGMIGGHYTACARLPNDRSSQRSDVGWRLFDDSTVTTVDESQVVTRYAYVLFYRRRNSPVERPPRAGHSEHHPDLSPAAEAAASQGLGPGQAPEVAPTRTAPERFAPSVDRPAPTYSNMEEVD; encoded by the exons ATGTCTGGCGGGGCCAGTGCCACGGGCCCAAGGAGAGGTCCCCCAGGATTGGAGGAGGCCACCAGtaagaagaagcagaaggatcGAGCAAACCAGGAGAGCAAGGATGGAGATCCTAGGAGAG GGTCAGCGTCCTCTCGGGAGGAGCAGGCCAAAGAGG AGTTGTTGCTTGACTGGAGGCAGAGTGCCGATGAGGTGATTGTCAAGCTGCGTGTGGGAGCGGGTCCCCTGCGGCTGGAGGAAGTGGATGCTGCTTTCACAGACACAGACTGTGTGGTGCGGCTTCCAG aTGGTCGGCAGTGGGGTGGTGTCTTCTATGCTGAGATAGAAAGTTCTTGCACCAAAGTACAAGCCCGTAAAGGTGGTCTCCTGCAGTTGGCACTGCCCAAGAAGGTGCCTCTGCTCACATGGCCCTCTCTTCTG AAGAAACCTCTAGGGACCCAGGAGGCGGTACCAGGGCTGCGGTGCCAGGAGAATGGGCAGGAGCCATCTCCCATTGCCCTGGAGCCAGGTCCTGAGCCCCGTCGGGCTAAACAGGAAGCCCGGAACCAGAAGCGGGCCCAGGGCCGTGGTGAGGTAGGCGCAGGGGCTGGCCCCGGGGCCCAGGCAGGGCCCAGCGCCAAGAGGGCTGTGCATCTCCGAAGAGGGCCAGAGGGGGAAGGGTCCAGAGATGGGCCTGGACCCCGGGGTGATGCCCCCCCCTTCTTGGCTGAGACAGCCACCCAG GCTGAAGCTGAGGAACAGCTCCGGGTACCACCACTGAACCCCCAGACCTGCCTCTTGGGCTCAGAGGAGAATCTAGTGCTCTTGGCAGGAGAGAAGACCGTGTCCACCAGGAATGATCCAGTCTCCCCAGCCATGACCcggagcagagaccctgagaaAGGTGACCGTTCCAAAGAGGAGATGGCAGTGGCAGCAGATGCTATAACCTTGGTGGATG AGCCGGAGTCCATGGTGAACCTGGCATTCGTCAAGAATGACTCCTATGAGAAGGGGCCAGATTCAGTGGTGGTGCACGTGTACGTGAAAGAAATCCGCAGGGACACTTCTCGAGTACTCTTCCGCGAGCAGGACTTCACACTTATCTTCCAGACcag GGATGGAAACTTCCTGAGACTACACCCGGGCTGTGGGGCCCATACCATCTTCCGTTGGCAGGTGAAGCTCAG GAACCTGATTGAGCCCGAGCAGTGCACCTTCTGCTTCACGGCCTCTCGCATTGACATCTGTCTCCGTAAACGGCAAAGTCAGCGCTGGGGGGGCCTGGAGGCCCCAGCTGCACGAG TGGGTGGTGCAAAGGTTGCCGTGCCGACAGGTCCAACCCCTCTGGATTCAGCCCCACCAGGAAGTGccccccatcccctcacaggcCAGGAGGAAGCTCGGGCTGTGGAGAAGGAAAAACCCAAGGCTCGTTCTGAGGACACGGGGCTGGATGGTGTGGCGGCCCGCACCCCCATGGAGCATGTAGCCCCAAAGCCAGAGCCACACCTGGCCTCT CCCAAGCCCACATGTATGGTGCCTCCAATGCCCCATAGCCCCGTGAGCGGAGATAgtgtggaggaagaagaggaggaagagaagaaggtgtGTCTGCCAGGCTTCACTGGCCTTGTCAATCTGGGCAACACCTGCTTCATGAACAGTGTCATTCAATCTCTGTCTAACACTCGGGAGCTCCGGGACTTCTTCCACG ACCGCTCCTTTGAGGCTGAGATCAACTACAACAACCCACTGGGGACCGGTGGGCGTCTGGCAATTGGCTTTGCTGTACTGCTCCGGGCGCTGTGGAAGGGCACCCACCATGCCTTCCAACCTTCCAAGTTGAAG GCCATTGTGGCGAGCAAGGCCAGCCAGTTCACAGGCTATGCACAGCATGACGCCCAGGAGTTCATGGCTTTCTTGCTGGACGGGCTGCATGAAGACCTGAATCGCATTCAGAACAAGCCCTACACAGAGACCGTGGACTCGGATGGGCGGCCTGATGAG GTGGTAGCTGAAGAAGCATGGCAGCGGCATAAGATGAGGAACGACTCTTTCATCGTAGACCTATTTCAGGGCCAGTATAAGTCGAAGCTGGTGTGCCCTGTGTGTGCCAAG GTCTCCATCACTTTTGACCCATTCCTCTACCTGCCGGTGCCCTTGCCACAGAAGCAGAAGGTTCTCCCCGTCTTCTATTTTGCCCGGGAGCCCCACAGCAAGCCCATCAAG TTTCTGGTGAGCATCAGCAAGGAGAACTCCAGCGCAAGTGAAGTGTTGGACTCGCTCTCTCAGAGTGTGCACGTGAAGCCTGAGAACCTGCGTCTGGCTGAG GTGATTAAGAATCGTTTCCACCGTGTGTTCCTGCCCTCCCACTCATTGGACACTGTGTCCCCATCCGACACGCTCCTCTGCTTCGAGCTGCTATCCCCAGAGTTGGCTAAGGAGCGAGTGGTGGTGCTAGAGGTGCAGCAG CGCCCCCAGGTGCCCAGCGTCCCCATCTCCAAGTGTGCAGCCTGCCAGCGGAAGCAGCAGTCAGAGGATGAGAAGCTGAAGCGCTGTACCCGGTGCTACCGTGTCGGCTACTGTAACCA GCTCTGCCAGAAAACCCACTGGCCTGACCACAAGGGTCTCTGCCGCCCTGAGAACATTGGCTACCCATTTCTGGTCAGTGTACCTGCCTCACGTCTCACTTACGCTCGTCTTGCTCAGCTGCTAGAGGGGTACGCCCG GTACTCTGTGAGTGTATTCCAGCCACCCTTCCAGCCTGGACGCATGGCCTTGGAGTCCCAGGGCCCTAGCTGCACTACGTTGCTCTCCACTAGCTCCCTGGAGGCTGGGGACAGTGAGAGGGACCCGATTCAGCCGCCTGAGCTCCAGTTGGTGACCCCCGTGGCCGAGGGAGACACAGGGGTTCCACGGGCATGGGCAGCCCCTGACCGGGGCCCTGTGCCCAGCACCAGTGGAATTTCTTCAGAGGTGCTGGCCAGTGGGCCAGTTGAAGTTGGCTCCTTGCCTGCTGGTGAGAGGGTGTCTCGGCCCGAAG CTGCCGTGCCCGGATATCAACACCCAAGTGAAGCCACAAATGCCCACACACCCCagttcttcatctataaaattgacGCATCTAACCGAGAGCAACGGTTGGAGGATAAAG GAGACTCCCCGCTGGAGCTAGGTGAGGACTGCAGCCTGGCTCTCGTCTGGCGCAACAATGAGCGCCTGCAGGAGTTTGTGTTGGTAGCCTCCAAGGAGCTGGAGTGTGCTGAGGACCCAGGCTCTGCTGGGGAGGCTGCCCGTGCTGGCCACTTCACTCTGGACCAGTGCCTGAACCTCTTCACCCGGCCCGAGGTGCTGGCACCCGAGGAGGCTTG GTACTGCCCACAGTGTAAACAACACCGAGAGGCCTCCAAGCAGCTGCTGCTGTGGCGCCTTCCTAACGTACTCATTGTGCAGCTCAAGCGCTTTTCCTTTCGGAGTTTCATCTGGCGTGACAAGATCAATGACTTGGTGGAGTTCCCCGTTCG GAACTTGGACCTGAGCAAGTTCTGCATCGGTCAGAAAGAGGAACAGCTGCCTAGCTACGACCTCTATGCTGTCATCAACCACTACGGAGGCATGATCGGCGGCCACTACACCGCCTGTGCACGCCTGCCCAATGACCGCAGCAGCCAGCGCAGCGACGTGG GCTGGCGCTTGTTTGACGACAGCACGGTGACAACAGTAGACGAGAGCCAGGTCGTGACGCGTTATGCCTATGTACTCTTCTACCGCCGGCGGAACTCTCCTGTGGAGAGGCCCCCCAGGGCAGGTCACTCTGAGCACCACCCAGACCTGAGCCCTGCAGCTGAGGCTGCTGCCAGCCAG GGACTAGGCCCTGGCCAGGCCCCCGAGGTGGCCCCCACGCGGACAGCCCCTGAACGCTTCGCCCCCTCTGTGGACCGCCCAGCCCCCACCTACAGCAACATGGAGGAGGTCGATTAG
- the USP19 gene encoding ubiquitin carboxyl-terminal hydrolase 19 isoform X13 codes for MSGGASATGPRRGPPGLEEATSKKKQKDRANQESKDGDPRRGSASSREEQAKEELLLDWRQSADEVIVKLRVGAGPLRLEEVDAAFTDTDCVVRLPDGRQWGGVFYAEIESSCTKVQARKGGLLQLALPKKVPLLTWPSLLKKPLGTQEAVPGLRCQENGQEPSPIALEPGPEPRRAKQEARNQKRAQGRGEVGAGAGPGAQAGPSAKRAVHLRRGPEGEGSRDGPGPRGDAPPFLAETATQAEAEEQLRVPPLNPQTCLLGSEENLVLLAGEKTVSTRNDPVSPAMTRSRDPEKGDRSKEEMAVAADAITLVDEPESMVNLAFVKNDSYEKGPDSVVVHVYVKEIRRDTSRVLFREQDFTLIFQTRDGNFLRLHPGCGAHTIFRWQVKLRNLIEPEQCTFCFTASRIDICLRKRQSQRWGGLEAPAARGAVGGAKVAVPTGPTPLDSAPPGSAPHPLTGQEEARAVEKEKPKARSEDTGLDGVAARTPMEHVAPKPEPHLASPKPTCMVPPMPHSPVSGDSVEEEEEEEKKVCLPGFTGLVNLGNTCFMNSVIQSLSNTRELRDFFHDRSFEAEINYNNPLGTGGRLAIGFAVLLRALWKGTHHAFQPSKLKAIVASKASQFTGYAQHDAQEFMAFLLDGLHEDLNRIQNKPYTETVDSDGRPDEVVAEEAWQRHKMRNDSFIVDLFQGQYKSKLVCPVCAKVSITFDPFLYLPVPLPQKQKVLPVFYFAREPHSKPIKFLVSISKENSSASEVLDSLSQSVHVKPENLRLAEVIKNRFHRVFLPSHSLDTVSPSDTLLCFELLSPELAKERVVVLEVQQRPQVPSVPISKCAACQRKQQSEDEKLKRCTRCYRVGYCNQLCQKTHWPDHKGLCRPENIGYPFLVSVPASRLTYARLAQLLEGYARYSVSVFQPPFQPGRMALESQGPSCTTLLSTSSLEAGDSERDPIQPPELQLVTPVAEGDTGVPRAWAAPDRGPVPSTSGISSEVLASGPVEVGSLPAGERVSRPEAAVPGYQHPSEATNAHTPQFFIYKIDASNREQRLEDKGDSPLELGEDCSLALVWRNNERLQEFVLVASKELECAEDPGSAGEAARAGHFTLDQCLNLFTRPEVLAPEEAWYCPQCKQHREASKQLLLWRLPNVLIVQLKRFSFRSFIWRDKINDLVEFPVRNLDLSKFCIGQKEEQLPSYDLYAVINHYGGMIGGHYTACARLPNDRSSQRSDVGWRLFDDSTVTTVDESQVVTRYAYVLFYRRRNSPVERPPRAGHSEHHPDLSPAAEAAASQGLGPGQAPEVAPTRTAPERFAPSVDRPAPTYSNMEEVD; via the exons ATGTCTGGCGGGGCCAGTGCCACGGGCCCAAGGAGAGGTCCCCCAGGATTGGAGGAGGCCACCAGtaagaagaagcagaaggatcGAGCAAACCAGGAGAGCAAGGATGGAGATCCTAGGAGAG GGTCAGCGTCCTCTCGGGAGGAGCAGGCCAAAGAGG AGTTGTTGCTTGACTGGAGGCAGAGTGCCGATGAGGTGATTGTCAAGCTGCGTGTGGGAGCGGGTCCCCTGCGGCTGGAGGAAGTGGATGCTGCTTTCACAGACACAGACTGTGTGGTGCGGCTTCCAG aTGGTCGGCAGTGGGGTGGTGTCTTCTATGCTGAGATAGAAAGTTCTTGCACCAAAGTACAAGCCCGTAAAGGTGGTCTCCTGCAGTTGGCACTGCCCAAGAAGGTGCCTCTGCTCACATGGCCCTCTCTTCTG AAGAAACCTCTAGGGACCCAGGAGGCGGTACCAGGGCTGCGGTGCCAGGAGAATGGGCAGGAGCCATCTCCCATTGCCCTGGAGCCAGGTCCTGAGCCCCGTCGGGCTAAACAGGAAGCCCGGAACCAGAAGCGGGCCCAGGGCCGTGGTGAGGTAGGCGCAGGGGCTGGCCCCGGGGCCCAGGCAGGGCCCAGCGCCAAGAGGGCTGTGCATCTCCGAAGAGGGCCAGAGGGGGAAGGGTCCAGAGATGGGCCTGGACCCCGGGGTGATGCCCCCCCCTTCTTGGCTGAGACAGCCACCCAG GCTGAAGCTGAGGAACAGCTCCGGGTACCACCACTGAACCCCCAGACCTGCCTCTTGGGCTCAGAGGAGAATCTAGTGCTCTTGGCAGGAGAGAAGACCGTGTCCACCAGGAATGATCCAGTCTCCCCAGCCATGACCcggagcagagaccctgagaaAGGTGACCGTTCCAAAGAGGAGATGGCAGTGGCAGCAGATGCTATAACCTTGGTGGATG AGCCGGAGTCCATGGTGAACCTGGCATTCGTCAAGAATGACTCCTATGAGAAGGGGCCAGATTCAGTGGTGGTGCACGTGTACGTGAAAGAAATCCGCAGGGACACTTCTCGAGTACTCTTCCGCGAGCAGGACTTCACACTTATCTTCCAGACcag GGATGGAAACTTCCTGAGACTACACCCGGGCTGTGGGGCCCATACCATCTTCCGTTGGCAGGTGAAGCTCAG GAACCTGATTGAGCCCGAGCAGTGCACCTTCTGCTTCACGGCCTCTCGCATTGACATCTGTCTCCGTAAACGGCAAAGTCAGCGCTGGGGGGGCCTGGAGGCCCCAGCTGCACGAG GTGCAGTGGGTGGTGCAAAGGTTGCCGTGCCGACAGGTCCAACCCCTCTGGATTCAGCCCCACCAGGAAGTGccccccatcccctcacaggcCAGGAGGAAGCTCGGGCTGTGGAGAAGGAAAAACCCAAGGCTCGTTCTGAGGACACGGGGCTGGATGGTGTGGCGGCCCGCACCCCCATGGAGCATGTAGCCCCAAAGCCAGAGCCACACCTGGCCTCT CCCAAGCCCACATGTATGGTGCCTCCAATGCCCCATAGCCCCGTGAGCGGAGATAgtgtggaggaagaagaggaggaagagaagaaggtgtGTCTGCCAGGCTTCACTGGCCTTGTCAATCTGGGCAACACCTGCTTCATGAACAGTGTCATTCAATCTCTGTCTAACACTCGGGAGCTCCGGGACTTCTTCCACG ACCGCTCCTTTGAGGCTGAGATCAACTACAACAACCCACTGGGGACCGGTGGGCGTCTGGCAATTGGCTTTGCTGTACTGCTCCGGGCGCTGTGGAAGGGCACCCACCATGCCTTCCAACCTTCCAAGTTGAAG GCCATTGTGGCGAGCAAGGCCAGCCAGTTCACAGGCTATGCACAGCATGACGCCCAGGAGTTCATGGCTTTCTTGCTGGACGGGCTGCATGAAGACCTGAATCGCATTCAGAACAAGCCCTACACAGAGACCGTGGACTCGGATGGGCGGCCTGATGAG GTGGTAGCTGAAGAAGCATGGCAGCGGCATAAGATGAGGAACGACTCTTTCATCGTAGACCTATTTCAGGGCCAGTATAAGTCGAAGCTGGTGTGCCCTGTGTGTGCCAAG GTCTCCATCACTTTTGACCCATTCCTCTACCTGCCGGTGCCCTTGCCACAGAAGCAGAAGGTTCTCCCCGTCTTCTATTTTGCCCGGGAGCCCCACAGCAAGCCCATCAAG TTTCTGGTGAGCATCAGCAAGGAGAACTCCAGCGCAAGTGAAGTGTTGGACTCGCTCTCTCAGAGTGTGCACGTGAAGCCTGAGAACCTGCGTCTGGCTGAG GTGATTAAGAATCGTTTCCACCGTGTGTTCCTGCCCTCCCACTCATTGGACACTGTGTCCCCATCCGACACGCTCCTCTGCTTCGAGCTGCTATCCCCAGAGTTGGCTAAGGAGCGAGTGGTGGTGCTAGAGGTGCAGCAG CGCCCCCAGGTGCCCAGCGTCCCCATCTCCAAGTGTGCAGCCTGCCAGCGGAAGCAGCAGTCAGAGGATGAGAAGCTGAAGCGCTGTACCCGGTGCTACCGTGTCGGCTACTGTAACCA GCTCTGCCAGAAAACCCACTGGCCTGACCACAAGGGTCTCTGCCGCCCTGAGAACATTGGCTACCCATTTCTGGTCAGTGTACCTGCCTCACGTCTCACTTACGCTCGTCTTGCTCAGCTGCTAGAGGGGTACGCCCG GTACTCTGTGAGTGTATTCCAGCCACCCTTCCAGCCTGGACGCATGGCCTTGGAGTCCCAGGGCCCTAGCTGCACTACGTTGCTCTCCACTAGCTCCCTGGAGGCTGGGGACAGTGAGAGGGACCCGATTCAGCCGCCTGAGCTCCAGTTGGTGACCCCCGTGGCCGAGGGAGACACAGGGGTTCCACGGGCATGGGCAGCCCCTGACCGGGGCCCTGTGCCCAGCACCAGTGGAATTTCTTCAGAGGTGCTGGCCAGTGGGCCAGTTGAAGTTGGCTCCTTGCCTGCTGGTGAGAGGGTGTCTCGGCCCGAAG CTGCCGTGCCCGGATATCAACACCCAAGTGAAGCCACAAATGCCCACACACCCCagttcttcatctataaaattgacGCATCTAACCGAGAGCAACGGTTGGAGGATAAAG GAGACTCCCCGCTGGAGCTAGGTGAGGACTGCAGCCTGGCTCTCGTCTGGCGCAACAATGAGCGCCTGCAGGAGTTTGTGTTGGTAGCCTCCAAGGAGCTGGAGTGTGCTGAGGACCCAGGCTCTGCTGGGGAGGCTGCCCGTGCTGGCCACTTCACTCTGGACCAGTGCCTGAACCTCTTCACCCGGCCCGAGGTGCTGGCACCCGAGGAGGCTTG GTACTGCCCACAGTGTAAACAACACCGAGAGGCCTCCAAGCAGCTGCTGCTGTGGCGCCTTCCTAACGTACTCATTGTGCAGCTCAAGCGCTTTTCCTTTCGGAGTTTCATCTGGCGTGACAAGATCAATGACTTGGTGGAGTTCCCCGTTCG GAACTTGGACCTGAGCAAGTTCTGCATCGGTCAGAAAGAGGAACAGCTGCCTAGCTACGACCTCTATGCTGTCATCAACCACTACGGAGGCATGATCGGCGGCCACTACACCGCCTGTGCACGCCTGCCCAATGACCGCAGCAGCCAGCGCAGCGACGTGG GCTGGCGCTTGTTTGACGACAGCACGGTGACAACAGTAGACGAGAGCCAGGTCGTGACGCGTTATGCCTATGTACTCTTCTACCGCCGGCGGAACTCTCCTGTGGAGAGGCCCCCCAGGGCAGGTCACTCTGAGCACCACCCAGACCTGAGCCCTGCAGCTGAGGCTGCTGCCAGCCAG GGACTAGGCCCTGGCCAGGCCCCCGAGGTGGCCCCCACGCGGACAGCCCCTGAACGCTTCGCCCCCTCTGTGGACCGCCCAGCCCCCACCTACAGCAACATGGAGGAGGTCGATTAG